A single genomic interval of Carassius carassius chromosome 24, fCarCar2.1, whole genome shotgun sequence harbors:
- the LOC132103169 gene encoding atrophin-1-like isoform X6 — translation MKTRTNKESMPARSGRRRGGSEERRGRRPHPSPSRAERNERQTQRTAGEELAVGRFSRQSQGHDSSESEGEQHVPPPKRQKVQDSSNPPAPPLSTNTPTSAPPPTSSNSQSRESDNDDGQSQGSRSSAGGSLANSSSSISSGRDIDQDNRSSSPSLSASPLASLDSESESPDSPKQGDKNKDGGTSKCAAEDRRGSGRGSGRGEDGRPEEQRDSEGGTEGDLTSLKSSSSLYTSHRGMVDNASDASSNRKSYFPLDSKLPNKVEYTGPGGPETLHTCSRIPSKTSTQCGKPGVGGAEYSHGNSNMSHGPTLPPPPALKPLEVGQNAPGGESKADKPEKGDKSVPPSLLPQASAVPQPPPPPNTHHYTPTSWSGGPPSSCPGNWGYVRYPGNHHTHPSQQPPVQQQLPSVYNSPSSTRHSSHPPYLSHPHPHPHKEFLPRYSTAAERERGGREFGNRDFPVNNSSSNANSSSGSICGSISGGGGPNSNLGRDFGNPVLGQNRDYSANRDGPVGPQSGREYGPGFRDRERGTGREFPLQNQQLQAQGKEFGTESTGGGGFNPRDKESRWGDLAVQAREAGINSYVGNANQAPVGAPSSALPSATLVNRDPASSPQNSSGHPPFPSTNSIPTSRDYPSPIDANVQQTLQVQAPQTPSNTADLPPPPHYLREYPPPGSNDPYPPPGSTSSSVPLSGVPREFPSPPGLAPNLTREYPGGPPLPHHPHYPGQTASSMQHRDREREKDNITSTLHSNRNHPQSLSPKSSGSGPGHPNSTSYPPPPPPAPPPPSTSSHCQPTSITSFPGNHARQGPYSSSNKTPPTPLSPISSPSTNPMGGFTPFPSTSAPSVPLPASGVSTSCSSGCRPTPYLGTLSSHTPFCSSYHGNSNHGNSNTNGNAPNNSNSTSTPSILHSPQNTKVQPHLNNPSLNNTASTPSTSVGVDGRFDLTSGSVPPPVIKEEPVEEREELESPPPVLLSPSPEPKPVDIPIHASQSARFHRVLDRGSGNSCARSDVLFVPLDGSKLWKKRNEAIERARREVEQRARDLREKEREREREKERERDLDRHLQQKDSGTSAGFGATATRQGSSLYFPPSSSILLDPSSSSSSVNPTHPAAHPQHHPAHHASHPHSIHPSHPLHHSLSHSIPHSLLLPSMAGGSPVVGGPQGALGIGLGGPYLGPDTPALRTLSEYARPHAMSPLGAASRAQFHHPHLHHHPHPHAHAHANPHPHVHPSFFLSQFQNPALTHPHHLPADAATAAAILGFLYGGGLEGGPAHPGPGPGPGGLAGVGFGGVGFPHAVAAQRERMKPGFEFKSEERVYTAGALADPAIALSHAHSHTHSHSLLLGGGAGGGATGNEVALYGTTPPPAPPPQALTATARNPNPIPPSLSIPPTSSILPATLPTNQASAGAPVTPAAPAPPPQPPPPPPPPPTASSLHHSSPHSTFPNTHPSCQPPPLPTQATPSERYPTPVRTPPSTERARSVERERERVMPATERERERDRERAGTGGGAAGGGTAAAGGTGGGDSLGRLQMLNVTPHHHQHSHIHSHLHLHQQDTGGSRGRGTPPDGSAGIRVSPGPPAIPRGCSWASHPGTLPH, via the exons ATGAAGACCCGAACCAACAAAGAATCG ATGCCCGCTCGCAGTGGACGCAGGAGAGGGGGCAGTGAAGAAAGGAGGGGTAGACGTCCACACCCCAGCCCCTCCCGAGCAGAGCGCAATGAAAGGCAAACG CAGAGAACTGCCGGAGAGGAATTGGCTGTTGGACGTTTCAGCCGGCAATCTCAAGGCCATGATTCATCAGAAAGTGAAGGAGAGCAGCATGTGCCGCCGCCCAAAAGACAGAAAGTCCAG GACTCCTCCAATCCCCCAGCCCCACCCCTTTCAACTAACACTCCGACTTCAGCTCCACCTCCAACGTCAAGCAACAGTCAATCAAGAGAAAGTGACAATGACGACGGCCAATCACAAGGCAGTCGGAGCTCAGCTGGAGGCAGCTTAGCCAATAGTAGCAGCAGCATAAGCAGTGGACGGGACATTGACCAGGACAATCGATCGTCTTCTCCGAGTCTCTCTGCTTCCCCCTTGGCCAGTTTGGATTCTGAATCTGAATCTCCAGATTCCCCAAAGCAGGGTGATAAAAACAAAGATGGAGGGACATCAAAATGTGCAGCAGAGGATCGGAGAGGCTCAGGGAGAGGCTCAGGGAGAGGTGAGGATGGCAGACCAGAGGAGCAGAGGGACAGTGAGGGAGGAACGGAGGGAGATTTAACTTCCTTAAAGTCCTCATCATCCCTCTATACATCTCATCGTGGAATGGTGGACAATGCAAGTGATGCAAGTAGCAACAGGAAGTCATACTTTCCCCTAGATTCCAAACTTCCAAACAAAGTGGAGTATACAGGTCCTGGTGGTCCCGAGACTCTACACACCTGCAGTCGCATCCCTTCTAAAACAAGCACTCAGTGTGGGAAACCTGGGGTGGGAGGAGCTGAATATTCCCATGGGAATTCAAATATGAGCCATGGACCAACACTCCCACCTCCACCTGCCCTGAAACCTCTAGAGGTGGGGCAGAATGCTCCAGGTGGGGAAAGTAAAGCAGACAAGCCAGAGAAAGGTGATAAGTCTGTTCCACCCTCCTTGCTTCCACAAGCTAGTGCCGTTCCCCAGCCACCTCCTCCTCCCAACACTCACCATTACACCCCCACCAGCTGGTCAGGGGGACCTCCTTCTAGTTGTCCTGGCAACTGGGGATATGTGCGTTACCCAGGTAACCACCACACACATCCAAGCCAGCAGCCCCCAGTGCAGCAACAGCTGCCCTCTGTGTACAATTCTCCTTCGTCCACCCGACACTCCTCCCACCCACCTTACTTGTCTCACCCTCATCCCCATCCACACAAAGAGTTCCTGCCCAGGTATAGCACTGCAGCTGAGCGGGAGAGGGGTGGGAGGGAATTTGGCAACAGAGACTTCCCTGTAAATAATAGCAGTAGCAATGCAAACAGCAGCAGTGGTAGCATCTGTGGTAGCATTTCTGGTGGTGGAGGACCCAACTCTAATTTGGGCCGGGATTTTGGGAACCCAGTACTTGGACAGAACAGAGATTATAGTGCAAACCGGGATGGACCAGTAGGACCACAGAGTGGTCGGGAATATGGACCAGGCTTTAGAGATCGGGAACGAGGAACTGGGAGGGAGTTTCCTTTGCAAAACCAGCAGCTTCAAGCACAGGGCAAAGAGTTTGGAACTGAAAGCACTGGAGGGGGTGGATTTAATCCAAGAGACAAGGAGAGTAGGTGGGGAGATTTAGCAGTTCAAGCTAGGGAGGCAGGGATTAACAGTTATGTTGGTAATGCCAACCAAGCACCTGTAGGAGCCCCATCATCTGCTTTACCGTCAGCGACCCTGGTGAACCGTGACCCAGCCAGTTCACCACAAAACAGCTCTGGTCATCCTCCCTTTCCCTCTACAAATTCCATCCCCACAAGCAGAGACTATCCCTCTCCAATAGATGCAAATGTGCAGCAGACATTACAAGTACAGGCTCCCCAAACACCCTCCAATACTGCAGACCTTCCTCCCCCTCCACACTATTTAAGAGAGTACCCTCCTCCAGGGTCAAACGATCCTTACCCACCCCCTGGATCAACCTCTTCTTCTGTCCCACTTTCTGGTGTGCCAAGGGAGTTCCCGAGCCCACCTGGACTGGCCCCAAATCTTACTCGGGAGTATCCTGGAGGACCTCCACTTCCACATCACCCTCACTATCCTGGCCAGACAGCCTCGTCTATGcagcacagagacagagagagggaaaaGGACAACATTACATCTACTCTTCATTCAAATCGCAATCACCCTCAATCCCTTTCTCCTAAATCAAGTGGTTCTGGACCTGGTCATCCAAACTCTACTTCTtatccccctccccctccccctgccCCTCCACCACCCTCCACTAGTTCACATTGTCAGCCAACATCTATTACATCTTTTCCAGGCAATCATGCTCGACAGGGCCCATATTCTTCATCGAATAAGACTCCACCAACCCCACTCTCTCCTATTTCCAGTCCCTCAACCAATCCTATGGGAGGGTTTACTCCTTTTCCTTCAACCTCTGCTCCTTCTGTACCACTTCCTGCATCAGGTGTATCCACCTCTTGTTCATCAGGTTGCAGGCCTACTCCTTACCTTGGCACTTTAAGCAGTCATACTCCTTTCTGTAGCTCTTACCATGGCAACAGTAACCATGGAAATAGCAACACTAATGGCAATGCTCCCAACAACAGCAATAGCACTAGCACCCCATCAATATTGCACTCTCCTCAAAACACTAAAGTACAACCACATCTCAATAATCCCAGTCTTAACAACACTGCTTCAACCCCCAGCACATCTGTTGGAGTAGATGGTCGCTTTGATTTAACTTCTGGATCTGTGCCACCACCTGTCATCAAGGAGGAGCCAGTAGAGGAGAGGGAGGAGTTGGAGAGCCCTCCTCCAGTTCTCCTAAGTCCTTCACCAGAACCAAAACCTGTTGACATTCCAATTCATGCCAGCCAATCAGCTCG GTTCCACAGGGTTCTTGACCGGGGTAGTGGGAACTCTTGTGCCCGTAGTGATGTTCTGTTTGTTCCACTTGATGGTTCCAAGCTTTGGAAGAAGAGAAATGAGGCCATAGAGCGTGCTCGTAGAGAGGTCGAACAGCGAGCGAGAGACCTACGAGAGAAAGAGCGGgaacgagagagagaaaaggagagagagagagacctggaCAGACATCTTCAG CAGAAGGACAGTGGCACAAGTGCAGGATTTGGAGCTACAGCCACACGTCAGGGCTCTTCGCTTTACTTTCCTCCTTCATCCTCCATCCTTTTAGACCCTTCATCTTCCTCATCCTCTGTGAACCCAACACACCCAGCAGCCCATCCACAGCACCACCCTGCCCACCATGCCTCACACCCCCACTCCATTCACCCCTCTCATCCTCtgcatcactctctctctcattccatTCCTCATTCTCTTCTCCTTCCTTCCATGGCAGGGGGCTCTCCAGTTGTTGGAGGCCCTCAGGGTGCTCTTGGCATTGGGCTTGGGGGTCCATACTTGGGGCCTGATACCCCAGCCCTCAGAACCCTGAGTGAGTATGCCCGACCTCATGCCATGTCTCCATTGGGTGCTGCCAGCCGTGCACAGTTTCACCATCCCCACCTTCACCACCACCCTCAtccacatgcacacgcacatgcTAACCCTCATCCGCATGTGCATCCTTCATTTTTCCTGTCCCAATTCCAAAACCCAGCTCTCACCCATCCCCACCACCTTCCAGCCGATGCTGCCACCGCTGCTGCCATTCTGGGCTTCTTGTATGGGGGTGGACTGGAGGGAGGCCCTGCTCATCCAGGGCCTGGTCCCGGGCCTGGTGGGTTGGCTGGGGTGGGGTTTGGAGGAGTGGGATTCCCTCATGCTGTAGCTGCTCAAAGAGAGCGCATGAAGCCAGGATTTGAGTTTAAGAGCGAGGAGCGTGTCTATACAGCTGGAGCCTTAGCTGACCCAGCAATAGCTTTGTCACatgcacactcgcacacacactcacactccttGCTGTTGGGTGGTGGGGCTGGAGGTGGAGCTACTGGTAATGAGGTTGCCCTTTATGGTACTACTCCACCTCCTGCACCGCCCCCTCAAGCTTTGACTGCAACAGCTAGGAATCCAAATCCTATTCCTCCATCTCTGTCAATCCCACCCACCTCCTCTATTCTCCCAGCCACACTCCCCACCAACCAGGCTTCTGCAGGAGCCCCAGTGACACCAGCAGCCCCCGCCCCTCCCCCTCAACCTCCTCccccaccacctcctcctccaaCAGCCTCATCTCTTCATCACTCCTCTCCACATTCTACATTTCCAAATACACACCCTTCTTGTCAGCCCCCACCCCTACCAACTCAGGCTACGCCCTCTGAACGATATCCCACCCCCGTTCGCACTCCTCCCAGTACCGAACGTGCAAGGAGCGTGGAGAGGGAAAGGGAGAGAGTGATGCCTGCCacagagagggagcgagagagggATAGGGAAAGGGCAGGGACAGGTGGAGGAGCAGCAGGAGGAGGTACAGCAGCGGCAGGAGGCACAGGAGGAGGAGATTCTCTTGGTCGACTACAGATGCTGAACGTGACTCCTCATCACCACCAACATTCACATATTCACTCTCACTTACATCTGCACCAGCAGGACACA GGTGGCAGCCGCGGGAGGGGTACACCCCCTGATGGATCCGCTGGCATCAGGGTCTCCCCTGGCCCGCCTGCCATACCCAGGGGCTGCTCTTGGGCCTCCCATCCTGGCACACTCCCTCACTGA
- the LOC132103169 gene encoding atrophin-1-like isoform X3: protein MKTRTNKESMPARSGRRRGGSEERRGRRPHPSPSRAERNERQTQRTAGEELAVGRFSRQSQGHDSSESEGEQHVPPPKRQKVQDSSNPPAPPLSTNTPTSAPPPTSSNSQSRESDNDDGQSQGSRSSAGGSLANSSSSISSGRDIDQDNRSSSPSLSASPLASLDSESESPDSPKQGDKNKDGGTSKCAAEDRRGSGRGSGRGEDGRPEEQRDSEGGTEGDLTSLKSSSSLYTSHRGMVDNASDASSNRKSYFPLDSKLPNKVEYTGPGGPETLHTCSRIPSKTSTQCGKPGVGGAEYSHGNSNMSHGPTLPPPPALKPLEVGQNAPGGESKADKPEKGDKSVPPSLLPQASAVPQPPPPPNTHHYTPTSWSGGPPSSCPGNWGYVRYPGNHHTHPSQQPPVQQQLPSVYNSPSSTRHSSHPPYLSHPHPHPHKEFLPRYSTAAERERGGREFGNRDFPVNNSSSNANSSSGSICGSISGGGGPNSNLGRDFGNPVLGQNRDYSANRDGPVGPQSGREYGPGFRDRERGTGREFPLQNQQLQAQGKEFGTESTGGGGFNPRDKESRWGDLAVQAREAGINSYVGNANQAPVGAPSSALPSATLVNRDPASSPQNSSGHPPFPSTNSIPTSRDYPSPIDANVQQTLQVQAPQTPSNTADLPPPPHYLREYPPPGSNDPYPPPGSTSSSVPLSGVPREFPSPPGLAPNLTREYPGGPPLPHHPHYPGQTASSMQHRDREREKDNITSTLHSNRNHPQSLSPKSSGSGPGHPNSTSYPPPPPPAPPPPSTSSHCQPTSITSFPGNHARQGPYSSSNKTPPTPLSPISSPSTNPMGGFTPFPSTSAPSVPLPASGVSTSCSSGCRPTPYLGTLSSHTPFCSSYHGNSNHGNSNTNGNAPNNSNSTSTPSILHSPQNTKVQPHLNNPSLNNTASTPSTSVGVDGRFDLTSGSVPPPVIKEEPVEEREELESPPPVLLSPSPEPKPVDIPIHASQSARFHRVLDRGSGNSCARSDVLFVPLDGSKLWKKRNEAIERARREVEQRARDLREKEREREREKERERDLDRHLQKDSGTSAGFGATATRQGSSLYFPPSSSILLDPSSSSSSVNPTHPAAHPQHHPAHHASHPHSIHPSHPLHHSLSHSIPHSLLLPSMAGGSPVVGGPQGALGIGLGGPYLGPDTPALRTLSEYARPHAMSPLGAASRAQFHHPHLHHHPHPHAHAHANPHPHVHPSFFLSQFQNPALTHPHHLPADAATAAAILGFLYGGGLEGGPAHPGPGPGPGGLAGVGFGGVGFPHAVAAQRERMKPGFEFKSEERVYTAGALADPAIALSHAHSHTHSHSLLLGGGAGGGATGNEVALYGTTPPPAPPPQALTATARNPNPIPPSLSIPPTSSILPATLPTNQASAGAPVTPAAPAPPPQPPPPPPPPPTASSLHHSSPHSTFPNTHPSCQPPPLPTQATPSERYPTPVRTPPSTERARSVERERERVMPATERERERDRERAGTGGGAAGGGTAAAGGTGGGDSLGRLQMLNVTPHHHQHSHIHSHLHLHQQDTAAGGVHPLMDPLASGSPLARLPYPGAALGPPILAHSLTDSEVLRQQLFGGHFREMPQSSSLGGSMSAAHQLQAMQQAQSAEIQFQRLALEQQWIHHHHSLTQDEYYSHLKKESDKTL, encoded by the exons ATGAAGACCCGAACCAACAAAGAATCG ATGCCCGCTCGCAGTGGACGCAGGAGAGGGGGCAGTGAAGAAAGGAGGGGTAGACGTCCACACCCCAGCCCCTCCCGAGCAGAGCGCAATGAAAGGCAAACG CAGAGAACTGCCGGAGAGGAATTGGCTGTTGGACGTTTCAGCCGGCAATCTCAAGGCCATGATTCATCAGAAAGTGAAGGAGAGCAGCATGTGCCGCCGCCCAAAAGACAGAAAGTCCAG GACTCCTCCAATCCCCCAGCCCCACCCCTTTCAACTAACACTCCGACTTCAGCTCCACCTCCAACGTCAAGCAACAGTCAATCAAGAGAAAGTGACAATGACGACGGCCAATCACAAGGCAGTCGGAGCTCAGCTGGAGGCAGCTTAGCCAATAGTAGCAGCAGCATAAGCAGTGGACGGGACATTGACCAGGACAATCGATCGTCTTCTCCGAGTCTCTCTGCTTCCCCCTTGGCCAGTTTGGATTCTGAATCTGAATCTCCAGATTCCCCAAAGCAGGGTGATAAAAACAAAGATGGAGGGACATCAAAATGTGCAGCAGAGGATCGGAGAGGCTCAGGGAGAGGCTCAGGGAGAGGTGAGGATGGCAGACCAGAGGAGCAGAGGGACAGTGAGGGAGGAACGGAGGGAGATTTAACTTCCTTAAAGTCCTCATCATCCCTCTATACATCTCATCGTGGAATGGTGGACAATGCAAGTGATGCAAGTAGCAACAGGAAGTCATACTTTCCCCTAGATTCCAAACTTCCAAACAAAGTGGAGTATACAGGTCCTGGTGGTCCCGAGACTCTACACACCTGCAGTCGCATCCCTTCTAAAACAAGCACTCAGTGTGGGAAACCTGGGGTGGGAGGAGCTGAATATTCCCATGGGAATTCAAATATGAGCCATGGACCAACACTCCCACCTCCACCTGCCCTGAAACCTCTAGAGGTGGGGCAGAATGCTCCAGGTGGGGAAAGTAAAGCAGACAAGCCAGAGAAAGGTGATAAGTCTGTTCCACCCTCCTTGCTTCCACAAGCTAGTGCCGTTCCCCAGCCACCTCCTCCTCCCAACACTCACCATTACACCCCCACCAGCTGGTCAGGGGGACCTCCTTCTAGTTGTCCTGGCAACTGGGGATATGTGCGTTACCCAGGTAACCACCACACACATCCAAGCCAGCAGCCCCCAGTGCAGCAACAGCTGCCCTCTGTGTACAATTCTCCTTCGTCCACCCGACACTCCTCCCACCCACCTTACTTGTCTCACCCTCATCCCCATCCACACAAAGAGTTCCTGCCCAGGTATAGCACTGCAGCTGAGCGGGAGAGGGGTGGGAGGGAATTTGGCAACAGAGACTTCCCTGTAAATAATAGCAGTAGCAATGCAAACAGCAGCAGTGGTAGCATCTGTGGTAGCATTTCTGGTGGTGGAGGACCCAACTCTAATTTGGGCCGGGATTTTGGGAACCCAGTACTTGGACAGAACAGAGATTATAGTGCAAACCGGGATGGACCAGTAGGACCACAGAGTGGTCGGGAATATGGACCAGGCTTTAGAGATCGGGAACGAGGAACTGGGAGGGAGTTTCCTTTGCAAAACCAGCAGCTTCAAGCACAGGGCAAAGAGTTTGGAACTGAAAGCACTGGAGGGGGTGGATTTAATCCAAGAGACAAGGAGAGTAGGTGGGGAGATTTAGCAGTTCAAGCTAGGGAGGCAGGGATTAACAGTTATGTTGGTAATGCCAACCAAGCACCTGTAGGAGCCCCATCATCTGCTTTACCGTCAGCGACCCTGGTGAACCGTGACCCAGCCAGTTCACCACAAAACAGCTCTGGTCATCCTCCCTTTCCCTCTACAAATTCCATCCCCACAAGCAGAGACTATCCCTCTCCAATAGATGCAAATGTGCAGCAGACATTACAAGTACAGGCTCCCCAAACACCCTCCAATACTGCAGACCTTCCTCCCCCTCCACACTATTTAAGAGAGTACCCTCCTCCAGGGTCAAACGATCCTTACCCACCCCCTGGATCAACCTCTTCTTCTGTCCCACTTTCTGGTGTGCCAAGGGAGTTCCCGAGCCCACCTGGACTGGCCCCAAATCTTACTCGGGAGTATCCTGGAGGACCTCCACTTCCACATCACCCTCACTATCCTGGCCAGACAGCCTCGTCTATGcagcacagagacagagagagggaaaaGGACAACATTACATCTACTCTTCATTCAAATCGCAATCACCCTCAATCCCTTTCTCCTAAATCAAGTGGTTCTGGACCTGGTCATCCAAACTCTACTTCTtatccccctccccctccccctgccCCTCCACCACCCTCCACTAGTTCACATTGTCAGCCAACATCTATTACATCTTTTCCAGGCAATCATGCTCGACAGGGCCCATATTCTTCATCGAATAAGACTCCACCAACCCCACTCTCTCCTATTTCCAGTCCCTCAACCAATCCTATGGGAGGGTTTACTCCTTTTCCTTCAACCTCTGCTCCTTCTGTACCACTTCCTGCATCAGGTGTATCCACCTCTTGTTCATCAGGTTGCAGGCCTACTCCTTACCTTGGCACTTTAAGCAGTCATACTCCTTTCTGTAGCTCTTACCATGGCAACAGTAACCATGGAAATAGCAACACTAATGGCAATGCTCCCAACAACAGCAATAGCACTAGCACCCCATCAATATTGCACTCTCCTCAAAACACTAAAGTACAACCACATCTCAATAATCCCAGTCTTAACAACACTGCTTCAACCCCCAGCACATCTGTTGGAGTAGATGGTCGCTTTGATTTAACTTCTGGATCTGTGCCACCACCTGTCATCAAGGAGGAGCCAGTAGAGGAGAGGGAGGAGTTGGAGAGCCCTCCTCCAGTTCTCCTAAGTCCTTCACCAGAACCAAAACCTGTTGACATTCCAATTCATGCCAGCCAATCAGCTCG GTTCCACAGGGTTCTTGACCGGGGTAGTGGGAACTCTTGTGCCCGTAGTGATGTTCTGTTTGTTCCACTTGATGGTTCCAAGCTTTGGAAGAAGAGAAATGAGGCCATAGAGCGTGCTCGTAGAGAGGTCGAACAGCGAGCGAGAGACCTACGAGAGAAAGAGCGGgaacgagagagagaaaaggagagagagagagacctggaCAGACATCTTCAG AAGGACAGTGGCACAAGTGCAGGATTTGGAGCTACAGCCACACGTCAGGGCTCTTCGCTTTACTTTCCTCCTTCATCCTCCATCCTTTTAGACCCTTCATCTTCCTCATCCTCTGTGAACCCAACACACCCAGCAGCCCATCCACAGCACCACCCTGCCCACCATGCCTCACACCCCCACTCCATTCACCCCTCTCATCCTCtgcatcactctctctctcattccatTCCTCATTCTCTTCTCCTTCCTTCCATGGCAGGGGGCTCTCCAGTTGTTGGAGGCCCTCAGGGTGCTCTTGGCATTGGGCTTGGGGGTCCATACTTGGGGCCTGATACCCCAGCCCTCAGAACCCTGAGTGAGTATGCCCGACCTCATGCCATGTCTCCATTGGGTGCTGCCAGCCGTGCACAGTTTCACCATCCCCACCTTCACCACCACCCTCAtccacatgcacacgcacatgcTAACCCTCATCCGCATGTGCATCCTTCATTTTTCCTGTCCCAATTCCAAAACCCAGCTCTCACCCATCCCCACCACCTTCCAGCCGATGCTGCCACCGCTGCTGCCATTCTGGGCTTCTTGTATGGGGGTGGACTGGAGGGAGGCCCTGCTCATCCAGGGCCTGGTCCCGGGCCTGGTGGGTTGGCTGGGGTGGGGTTTGGAGGAGTGGGATTCCCTCATGCTGTAGCTGCTCAAAGAGAGCGCATGAAGCCAGGATTTGAGTTTAAGAGCGAGGAGCGTGTCTATACAGCTGGAGCCTTAGCTGACCCAGCAATAGCTTTGTCACatgcacactcgcacacacactcacactccttGCTGTTGGGTGGTGGGGCTGGAGGTGGAGCTACTGGTAATGAGGTTGCCCTTTATGGTACTACTCCACCTCCTGCACCGCCCCCTCAAGCTTTGACTGCAACAGCTAGGAATCCAAATCCTATTCCTCCATCTCTGTCAATCCCACCCACCTCCTCTATTCTCCCAGCCACACTCCCCACCAACCAGGCTTCTGCAGGAGCCCCAGTGACACCAGCAGCCCCCGCCCCTCCCCCTCAACCTCCTCccccaccacctcctcctccaaCAGCCTCATCTCTTCATCACTCCTCTCCACATTCTACATTTCCAAATACACACCCTTCTTGTCAGCCCCCACCCCTACCAACTCAGGCTACGCCCTCTGAACGATATCCCACCCCCGTTCGCACTCCTCCCAGTACCGAACGTGCAAGGAGCGTGGAGAGGGAAAGGGAGAGAGTGATGCCTGCCacagagagggagcgagagagggATAGGGAAAGGGCAGGGACAGGTGGAGGAGCAGCAGGAGGAGGTACAGCAGCGGCAGGAGGCACAGGAGGAGGAGATTCTCTTGGTCGACTACAGATGCTGAACGTGACTCCTCATCACCACCAACATTCACATATTCACTCTCACTTACATCTGCACCAGCAGGACACAG CCGCGGGAGGGGTACACCCCCTGATGGATCCGCTGGCATCAGGGTCTCCCCTGGCCCGCCTGCCATACCCAGGGGCTGCTCTTGGGCCTCCCATCCTGGCACACTCCCTCACTGACAGCGAGGTGCTTCGACAGCAGCTCTTTG GTGGTCATTTTCGTGAAATGCCCCAGTCCTCGTCTCTGGGTGGGTCCATGTCTGCAGCACACCAGCTCCAGGCGATGCAGCAGGCTCAGAGTGCCGAGATTCAGTTCCAGAGACTTGCCCTGGAACAGCAGTGGATCCACCACCATCACTCCCTCACCCAGGACGAGTACTACAG CCACCTAAAGAAAGAGAGTGACAAAACGCTGTGA